Proteins encoded by one window of Hyphomicrobium nitrativorans NL23:
- a CDS encoding 2TM domain-containing protein, translating to MDDLFEHQMQSERDKAINAFYTHFTSYLAIMAALAIVALVSGDTEWIPWVVLGWGAVIGLHAYEVFVRRPKRDHEAREKRLLAEEAAAERAASDEKTGTSG from the coding sequence GTGGACGACCTCTTCGAGCACCAGATGCAGAGCGAGCGGGATAAGGCGATCAATGCCTTCTACACGCATTTCACGAGCTATCTCGCCATCATGGCGGCGCTTGCGATCGTGGCCCTCGTCAGCGGCGACACGGAATGGATTCCCTGGGTCGTGCTAGGTTGGGGCGCGGTGATTGGTCTGCACGCCTACGAGGTGTTCGTGCGCCGCCCGAAGCGCGACCACGAGGCGCGCGAGAAGCGCTTGCTGGCGGAAGAGGCGGCGGCAGAGCGCGCCGCGTCGGACGAGAAGACCGGAACATCGGGCTGA
- the rplU gene encoding 50S ribosomal protein L21: MYAVIKTGGKQYRVAKDDVLNIERLPGDAGGKIEFKEVLLVGNGDTFKFGAPLIDGAVVTAELVKQTRGPHIIAFKKRRRKNSRRKRGHRQDLTQIRITGITG; encoded by the coding sequence ATGTACGCTGTCATCAAGACGGGCGGCAAGCAGTACCGCGTCGCCAAAGACGACGTTCTGAACATCGAGCGCCTTCCCGGAGACGCCGGGGGCAAGATCGAATTCAAGGAAGTGCTCCTCGTCGGCAACGGCGACACCTTCAAGTTCGGCGCGCCGCTCATCGACGGCGCGGTCGTGACGGCCGAACTCGTCAAGCAGACGCGCGGCCCCCACATCATCGCGTTCAAGAAGCGCCGCCGTAAGAATTCGCGCCGCAAGCGCGGTCACCGTCAGGACCTGACGCAGATCCGCATCACCGGCATCACAGGCTGA
- a CDS encoding TRAP transporter large permease, with the protein MTGLVILFLLVILLLVGMPVSIALGLTVLTFLFAMTNVPLDAIALKLFTGIEKFELMCIPFFVLAGMFMTHGGVAKRMIRFATAMTGHWPGGLALASVVACAIFAAVSGSSPATVVAIGAIMIPAMVAQGLPKPFAAGVVASGGVLGILIPPSIVMVLYSVATSGMIAEGPDGERVHGASVGDLFMAGVVPGIMLAALLALTTVWIAWRRDYPRGERQPWSERLSSFVDCFWGLALIVIVMGGIYGGVFTPTEAAAVSAVYAFFVAVYVYKDLTLKEVPRVLLASASMSAMLLYIITNAVLFTFLLTHEQIPQAIAAWIIEQGFGRIEFLLVVNIILMIAGCVMEPASVMLILAPILFPVAMALGVDPVHFGIILVVNMEIGMLTPPVGLNLYVASGISRLGLMTLSRAVLPWLGTMVAFLMLVTYWPDLSLGFPRWLGMMP; encoded by the coding sequence ATGACCGGCCTCGTCATCCTTTTCCTCCTCGTAATCCTGCTTCTTGTCGGGATGCCGGTCTCGATCGCGCTCGGCCTCACCGTGCTCACGTTCCTGTTCGCGATGACGAACGTGCCGCTCGACGCCATTGCGCTCAAGCTCTTCACCGGCATCGAGAAGTTCGAGCTGATGTGCATCCCGTTCTTCGTGCTGGCGGGCATGTTCATGACGCACGGCGGCGTCGCCAAGCGCATGATCCGTTTCGCGACCGCCATGACAGGCCACTGGCCGGGCGGGCTTGCGCTTGCCTCCGTCGTGGCGTGCGCGATCTTCGCCGCGGTCTCGGGATCTTCGCCCGCGACGGTTGTGGCGATTGGCGCGATCATGATCCCGGCCATGGTGGCGCAAGGCTTGCCGAAGCCGTTCGCGGCCGGCGTCGTGGCCTCCGGCGGTGTCCTCGGCATCCTCATTCCCCCGTCGATCGTGATGGTGCTCTATTCCGTCGCGACCTCCGGCATGATCGCGGAGGGTCCGGACGGCGAGCGCGTGCACGGCGCCTCCGTCGGCGATCTCTTCATGGCGGGCGTCGTTCCCGGCATCATGCTGGCGGCGCTGCTTGCACTCACGACGGTGTGGATCGCGTGGCGGCGCGACTATCCGCGCGGCGAGCGCCAGCCTTGGAGCGAGCGCCTCAGCTCCTTCGTCGATTGCTTTTGGGGCTTGGCGCTGATCGTCATCGTGATGGGCGGTATCTACGGCGGCGTGTTCACGCCGACGGAAGCCGCGGCCGTCAGCGCGGTCTATGCCTTCTTCGTCGCGGTTTACGTCTACAAGGACTTGACGCTGAAAGAGGTGCCTCGCGTTCTGCTGGCCTCCGCCAGCATGAGCGCCATGCTGCTCTACATCATCACCAACGCGGTGCTGTTTACGTTCCTCTTGACGCACGAGCAGATCCCGCAGGCCATCGCCGCATGGATCATCGAGCAGGGCTTCGGCCGCATCGAGTTTTTGCTGGTCGTGAACATCATCCTGATGATCGCGGGCTGCGTGATGGAGCCGGCATCCGTCATGCTGATCCTCGCGCCGATCCTGTTTCCGGTGGCGATGGCGCTGGGTGTGGATCCCGTGCACTTCGGCATCATCCTGGTCGTCAACATGGAGATCGGGATGCTGACGCCGCCCGTCGGGCTCAATCTCTATGTCGCGAGCGGCATTTCGCGGCTGGGATTGATGACGCTCTCGCGCGCCGTTCTGCCGTGGCTCGGCACCATGGTCGCGTTCCTGATGCTGGTCACCTACTGGCCCGACCTCTCGCTCGGCTTTCCGCGCTGGCTCGGGATGATGCCATAA
- a CDS encoding methyltransferase family protein produces the protein MLEIVAVLVLLGTVVWFSMASFSHFERNTPPSRGTLFVTAMTPAGTIVNFMVWRRLTEPVAQNATLLALALGLLAAAVFWSAQKSAPSRLLGRAFSDHTPGTLVDAGPYAYVRNPLYTSYLIYWLAWVPLMGGHWVAIAIFAVMLATYVGAALGEERQLAARLGASYQAYAARTKRFIPWVV, from the coding sequence ATGCTCGAAATCGTGGCGGTGCTCGTGCTGCTCGGAACCGTCGTCTGGTTTTCGATGGCGTCTTTCAGCCATTTCGAACGCAACACCCCGCCCTCTCGCGGGACGCTCTTCGTCACGGCCATGACGCCTGCGGGCACGATCGTCAATTTCATGGTCTGGCGGCGGCTCACGGAGCCCGTCGCGCAGAATGCAACGTTGCTTGCGCTTGCGCTCGGGCTGCTCGCGGCCGCCGTGTTCTGGTCTGCGCAGAAGTCTGCCCCCAGCCGCCTGCTCGGGCGCGCATTCAGCGATCATACGCCGGGAACGCTCGTCGACGCCGGGCCCTATGCCTACGTGCGCAATCCGCTCTACACGAGCTATCTCATCTACTGGCTGGCCTGGGTACCGCTGATGGGCGGTCACTGGGTCGCGATCGCGATTTTCGCGGTGATGCTTGCGACGTATGTCGGCGCGGCACTTGGAGAAGAGCGCCAGCTCGCGGCGCGCCTCGGCGCGTCCTATCAAGCCTATGCGGCGCGCACGAAACGCTTCATTCCCTGGGTGGTGTAG
- a CDS encoding phosphoenolpyruvate carboxylase: MSKTRSAGSATLDEQALRSELKELRAQIPDRPALNPIAHLAFRLSRQLEAGDISFDDLKDLATRLMDSACVHRALVLKEQIGLESDEETDEEFSGFIANHAKDTSDAGFEAFQKRFGRARNGIVFTAHPTFGLSEELSNRIAEIAVSGSCDGKPLGIPHRPDPNLTLDYERGRVQSAIRNLRDAYTDVLGDFFTTAHAAYGERAFKLKPQLATFASWVGYDLDGRTDINWAFSFTVRLREKADALADIRERFLALKEALGDEPEMVRLQRQVTGKLDLAIAAVESHIKALEAVGPEGKTLADAANVISQSDQHNLTSVEPLLALFDQVVETTSDVKAKVAVLSVAGLLRATGLGMSHIHVRVNAVQINNAFRAFVHESWTRDLTERQAQARIVEMIDNVTPETVNFETLDLENATAIRQFALVAQIMKHVDCDTPIRYLIAECESPHTILIALYFAKLFGVSDIVDISPLFETPAALETGQRLVERLLTVQAYRDHVTKRGRIAVQTGYSDAGRFIGQIAAGLAHERLHHGLAEVVRRSGLKDVETLIFSTHGESMGRGAHPGNLRRRLRYVLPGESRWRFFRAGLPVKHETSFQGGDGYLYFANTSFAKRALATIVMSGKDPGAGEDPFYTDTNLALDFQLRLRDYQQQLFAHPGYRALLGAFGANLLFKTGSRPVKRQGDHHSDRGDPARMRAIPNNAILQQFGYVANVVAGLGAGVGSERERFIELAKQSQRLRSLIEMIARAKQLSSLYGVGANAVIFDPGFWAQRASWGRETHLDGAFKFLAEHLLEDDRAGQIIGLAHFLRLDAIELHSILEEIGLEGGKIPDDHRLELDLLQAIRATLIMRIFILTAQLPRFTPTNEVTHEEIVNKALGLEIPAVLQVVRQAFPRRVDDTRDDDAFAEQATYLPKGIDDYGRIETEILDPMEQAYELVREIGTGISHHWGAFG; encoded by the coding sequence ATGTCGAAGACGCGGTCCGCGGGCAGCGCTACACTGGACGAACAGGCCCTTCGCAGCGAACTGAAAGAGCTACGGGCACAGATCCCCGATCGGCCTGCACTAAACCCGATCGCGCATCTGGCCTTCAGGCTGTCGCGGCAGCTCGAAGCCGGCGACATCAGCTTCGACGATCTGAAGGATCTTGCAACGCGCCTCATGGACAGCGCCTGCGTGCACCGCGCGCTCGTGCTCAAGGAGCAGATCGGCCTCGAAAGCGACGAGGAGACCGACGAGGAATTCTCGGGCTTCATCGCAAACCACGCGAAGGATACGAGCGATGCGGGCTTCGAGGCGTTTCAGAAGCGCTTCGGGCGTGCGCGAAACGGCATCGTGTTCACGGCGCATCCCACTTTCGGCCTCTCGGAGGAACTGTCGAACCGGATCGCGGAAATTGCCGTCTCCGGCTCTTGCGACGGCAAGCCGCTCGGCATCCCGCACCGTCCCGATCCCAATCTTACGCTCGATTACGAGCGCGGCCGCGTACAGAGCGCGATCCGCAATCTGCGCGACGCTTATACGGACGTGCTGGGCGACTTTTTCACCACGGCGCACGCTGCGTATGGCGAGCGGGCATTCAAGCTGAAGCCACAGCTCGCGACGTTCGCGTCGTGGGTGGGTTACGACCTCGATGGACGAACCGACATTAACTGGGCGTTCTCGTTCACCGTCAGGCTCAGGGAAAAGGCCGATGCGCTTGCGGACATCCGCGAGCGGTTCCTCGCGCTCAAGGAGGCTCTCGGCGACGAGCCGGAGATGGTGCGGCTTCAGCGCCAGGTCACCGGCAAGCTCGATCTCGCGATCGCGGCAGTCGAATCGCACATCAAGGCGCTCGAAGCGGTCGGCCCCGAAGGCAAGACCCTGGCCGATGCCGCCAACGTCATTTCGCAGTCCGACCAGCACAATCTCACGAGTGTCGAGCCGTTGCTCGCGCTGTTCGACCAGGTTGTCGAAACCACCAGCGATGTGAAAGCGAAGGTCGCGGTGCTTTCGGTGGCGGGGCTCCTGCGCGCCACCGGGCTCGGCATGAGCCACATTCATGTGCGCGTCAACGCCGTGCAGATCAACAACGCGTTCCGCGCCTTCGTGCACGAGAGCTGGACGCGCGATCTGACCGAGCGGCAGGCGCAGGCGCGGATCGTCGAGATGATCGACAACGTGACGCCGGAGACGGTCAACTTCGAGACGCTGGATCTCGAAAACGCGACGGCCATCCGCCAGTTTGCGCTCGTTGCGCAGATCATGAAGCATGTCGATTGCGACACGCCGATCCGCTACCTGATCGCGGAATGCGAAAGCCCGCACACGATCCTGATCGCGCTTTACTTCGCCAAGCTGTTCGGCGTGTCCGACATCGTCGACATCTCGCCGCTGTTCGAGACGCCGGCCGCACTCGAAACGGGGCAGCGCCTCGTCGAGCGCCTGCTCACCGTGCAGGCGTATCGCGACCACGTGACGAAGCGCGGACGCATTGCGGTGCAGACGGGCTATTCGGATGCCGGCCGATTTATCGGCCAGATCGCCGCCGGGCTCGCGCACGAGCGGCTGCATCACGGGCTCGCCGAGGTCGTGCGCAGGTCCGGCCTCAAGGACGTGGAGACGCTGATTTTTTCCACGCACGGCGAAAGCATGGGGCGCGGCGCCCATCCGGGCAATCTCCGGCGGCGCCTGCGTTACGTGTTGCCCGGCGAATCCCGGTGGCGCTTCTTCCGTGCCGGACTGCCGGTGAAACACGAGACGAGCTTCCAGGGCGGCGACGGCTATCTCTATTTCGCGAACACGTCCTTCGCGAAGCGGGCGCTCGCCACCATCGTGATGAGCGGCAAGGATCCTGGCGCGGGCGAGGACCCGTTCTATACCGACACCAATCTGGCGCTCGACTTCCAGCTCCGGCTGCGCGACTACCAACAGCAGCTCTTCGCGCATCCCGGATACCGCGCTCTTCTCGGTGCATTCGGCGCGAACCTGCTGTTCAAGACGGGCTCCCGGCCCGTCAAACGACAGGGCGATCACCATTCCGACCGCGGCGACCCTGCGCGCATGCGGGCTATTCCGAACAACGCGATCCTGCAGCAGTTCGGATATGTCGCGAACGTCGTGGCGGGGCTTGGCGCAGGCGTCGGCAGCGAACGCGAGCGGTTCATCGAGCTTGCGAAGCAATCGCAGCGGCTGCGCTCGCTGATCGAGATGATTGCACGCGCGAAGCAGCTTTCGAGCCTCTATGGCGTCGGCGCCAACGCGGTCATCTTCGATCCCGGGTTCTGGGCACAGCGTGCCTCGTGGGGGCGCGAGACGCATCTCGACGGCGCGTTCAAGTTCCTCGCCGAGCACCTGCTCGAAGACGATCGGGCCGGTCAGATCATCGGACTTGCGCATTTTCTCCGTCTCGACGCCATCGAGCTGCACAGCATTCTCGAAGAGATCGGGCTCGAAGGCGGGAAGATCCCCGACGATCACCGCCTTGAACTCGATCTCCTGCAGGCGATCCGCGCGACGCTGATCATGCGCATCTTCATCCTCACCGCGCAGCTCCCGCGCTTTACGCCCACCAACGAGGTGACGCACGAGGAGATCGTGAACAAGGCGCTCGGGCTCGAAATTCCCGCCGTGCTCCAGGTCGTGCGCCAGGCGTTCCCGCGTCGCGTCGACGACACGCGCGACGACGATGCCTTCGCCGAGCAGGCGACATACCTGCCGAAGGGCATCGACGATTACGGGCGTATCGAGACCGAGATTCTCGATCCCATGGAGCAAGCCTACGAGCTGGTCCGCGAGATCGGCACGGGCATCTCGCATCACTGGGGCGCGTTCGGTTAA
- a CDS encoding GNAT family N-acetyltransferase, whose protein sequence is MLWTSKSRTSTPKPIKTRRLVLRALVPGDAREMALYAGDWDVARMTARIPYPYSEALAEQWMDSLEPGEDVRVITLGGELIGAVGYMPQPDGTAEIGYWIGKPWWGNGYATEAARALVRYCFGKGGYAQLTCAHFVDNPGSARVIRKLGFTPLEETSPVWCDARQAEVETQWYELKRPLMGVLWRRRS, encoded by the coding sequence ATGCTCTGGACTTCAAAGTCGCGCACCTCCACACCCAAGCCGATCAAGACGCGTCGGCTGGTGCTGCGTGCGCTTGTGCCAGGCGATGCGCGCGAGATGGCGCTTTACGCAGGCGACTGGGACGTGGCGCGCATGACGGCGCGCATCCCCTATCCCTATTCGGAAGCGCTCGCCGAGCAATGGATGGATAGCCTGGAGCCCGGCGAGGACGTGCGCGTCATCACGCTGGGCGGTGAACTGATCGGCGCGGTGGGCTACATGCCCCAACCCGATGGGACCGCCGAAATCGGCTACTGGATCGGCAAGCCCTGGTGGGGAAACGGCTATGCGACGGAAGCCGCGCGCGCGCTCGTCCGCTACTGCTTCGGCAAGGGCGGATACGCGCAGCTTACGTGCGCACATTTCGTCGACAACCCCGGATCGGCGCGCGTTATCCGCAAGCTGGGTTTCACGCCCCTCGAAGAGACGAGCCCCGTTTGGTGCGACGCCCGCCAAGCCGAGGTGGAAACCCAATGGTATGAGCTTAAGCGCCCCTTGATGGGCGTGCTCTGGAGACGCCGGTCATGA
- a CDS encoding formate--tetrahydrofolate ligase: MTVKSDIEIAREAKSKPISEVAAKLGIPADAIIPYGTTKAKLSFDFINALNTRPNGKLILVTAISPTPAGEGKTTTTVGLTDGLNRIGQKAMCALREPSLGPSFGMKGGAAGGGYAQVVPMEDINLHFTGDFHAITSAHNLLSALIDNHIYWGNKLGIDSRRVEWRRVLDMNDRALRSILNSLGGVSNGYPRQDGFDITVASEVMAILCLASDLKDLQNRLGNIIVAYTRDKAPIRARDLNADGAMTVLLKDALMPNMVQTLENNPAFLHGGPFANIAHGCNSVLATKSALKVADYVVTEAGFGADLGAEKFFDIKCRKAGLSPDACVIVATVRALKMHGGVAKDDLKTENADAVAKGCANLKRHIENVGKFGVPAVVAINRFITDTDAEIQEVMKAAEEMGTRAFLCTHWADGGKGTEALAAHVVEVANSGKAAFKPLYPDSMPLRDKVRTIATEIYRAADISCDGTIEKRFKELEEMGFGHLPVCMAKTQYSFSTDPTKRGAPEGHIVPIRELRLSAGAEFVVVITGEIMTMPGLPRVPAADTIRLNEEGQIEGLF, translated from the coding sequence GTGACGGTGAAATCTGACATCGAGATCGCACGTGAAGCCAAGTCGAAACCGATCTCGGAGGTGGCGGCCAAGCTGGGAATTCCGGCGGATGCAATCATCCCCTACGGCACCACGAAGGCCAAGCTATCGTTCGATTTCATCAACGCGCTCAATACGCGGCCTAACGGCAAGCTGATCCTGGTGACGGCCATCAGCCCGACGCCAGCCGGCGAAGGCAAGACGACGACGACCGTCGGCCTCACCGACGGCCTTAACCGCATCGGCCAGAAGGCGATGTGCGCTCTGCGCGAGCCTTCGCTCGGGCCGAGCTTCGGCATGAAGGGCGGCGCGGCCGGTGGCGGTTACGCACAGGTCGTGCCGATGGAGGACATCAACCTCCACTTCACCGGCGACTTCCACGCCATCACCAGCGCGCATAACCTGCTGTCGGCGCTGATCGACAATCACATCTACTGGGGCAACAAGCTCGGCATCGACAGCCGCCGCGTCGAATGGCGCCGCGTGCTCGACATGAACGACCGCGCGCTGCGCTCGATCCTGAACTCGCTCGGCGGCGTCTCGAACGGCTATCCGCGCCAGGACGGCTTCGACATTACGGTCGCTTCGGAAGTGATGGCGATTCTTTGCCTCGCCTCCGACCTCAAGGATCTGCAGAACCGCCTCGGCAACATCATCGTCGCCTACACGCGCGACAAGGCGCCGATCCGGGCCCGCGACCTCAACGCGGACGGCGCGATGACCGTGCTGCTCAAGGACGCGCTGATGCCGAACATGGTGCAGACGCTTGAAAACAATCCGGCCTTCCTTCACGGCGGCCCGTTCGCGAACATCGCGCATGGCTGCAACTCGGTGCTCGCGACGAAGAGCGCGCTCAAGGTTGCGGACTACGTGGTGACGGAAGCGGGCTTCGGGGCGGACCTCGGCGCCGAGAAGTTCTTCGACATCAAGTGCCGCAAGGCGGGCCTTTCGCCCGATGCCTGTGTGATCGTCGCGACCGTGCGCGCGCTCAAGATGCACGGCGGCGTGGCGAAGGACGATCTCAAGACCGAGAATGCGGATGCCGTGGCCAAGGGCTGCGCGAACCTCAAGCGGCACATCGAGAACGTGGGCAAGTTCGGCGTGCCGGCGGTGGTCGCGATCAACCGCTTCATCACCGATACGGACGCCGAGATCCAGGAAGTGATGAAGGCGGCCGAGGAGATGGGCACGCGCGCGTTCCTGTGCACGCACTGGGCCGACGGCGGCAAGGGCACGGAAGCGCTCGCCGCACACGTCGTCGAGGTTGCGAACTCCGGAAAGGCTGCGTTCAAGCCGCTTTATCCGGATTCCATGCCGCTGCGCGACAAGGTGCGCACGATCGCCACCGAGATCTACCGCGCGGCCGACATCTCCTGCGACGGCACGATCGAAAAGCGCTTCAAGGAGCTCGAAGAAATGGGCTTCGGGCACCTGCCGGTCTGCATGGCGAAGACGCAGTATTCGTTCTCGACCGATCCGACGAAGCGCGGCGCGCCCGAAGGGCACATCGTGCCGATCCGCGAACTGCGCCTTTCGGCAGGCGCCGAGTTCGTGGTCGTGATCACGGGCGAGATCATGACCATGCCGGGCCTGCCGCGCGTGCCGGCCGCCGATACGATCCGCCTCAACGAAGAAGGGCAGATCGAAGGTCTGTTCTAG
- the prmB gene encoding 50S ribosomal protein L3 N(5)-glutamine methyltransferase: MEKTPQLADIEDLLTIRDWLRYATSRFTEAGLVFGHGTETALDEAAFLILTALHLPIDQLEPWLEARLTISERRRLWEIVTARIETRKPAPYLVGAAWIRGHRFAVDERVIVPRSYIGELLDGGLSAVVADPDGVERVLDLCTGSGCLAVLMALTFPDASVDAADISAGALEVAAKNVSDYGLEDRVTLHRSDLFQGLQGATYDLIVSNPPYVTAAAVAAFPPEYAAEPELAHFGGADGLDLVRRILRDAPAHLAPGGVLIVEVGMARDLLETEYPDLPFLWLDTEQSDGEVFALSAEALTAR; the protein is encoded by the coding sequence ATGGAGAAGACGCCGCAATTGGCCGATATCGAGGATCTTCTGACGATCCGCGACTGGCTGCGATATGCCACAAGCCGTTTCACGGAGGCGGGGCTCGTGTTTGGGCACGGCACGGAAACGGCGCTGGACGAGGCAGCCTTCCTGATTCTCACAGCACTTCACCTCCCGATCGATCAGCTTGAGCCGTGGCTGGAGGCCCGCCTCACGATCTCGGAACGCCGCCGGCTTTGGGAAATCGTGACCGCCCGCATCGAGACCCGCAAACCCGCGCCCTATCTGGTGGGTGCGGCGTGGATTCGCGGCCATCGGTTCGCCGTGGACGAGCGCGTGATCGTGCCGCGATCCTACATCGGCGAGTTGTTGGACGGCGGCCTCTCGGCCGTGGTGGCCGATCCCGACGGGGTGGAGCGGGTGCTTGACCTCTGCACCGGATCCGGATGCTTGGCGGTTCTCATGGCCCTGACGTTCCCGGATGCATCGGTGGACGCCGCCGACATATCGGCGGGTGCGCTTGAGGTCGCCGCGAAAAACGTCTCCGATTACGGCCTGGAAGACCGCGTCACGCTCCACCGCTCCGACCTGTTTCAAGGGCTTCAGGGCGCGACCTACGATCTGATCGTCTCGAACCCGCCCTACGTGACGGCGGCAGCCGTGGCGGCCTTCCCGCCGGAATATGCGGCCGAGCCGGAGCTTGCCCACTTCGGCGGTGCGGACGGCCTCGATCTCGTGCGCCGTATCCTGAGGGACGCCCCGGCTCATCTGGCGCCGGGCGGCGTTTTGATCGTCGAGGTCGGGATGGCGCGCGATCTCCTTGAAACCGAATACCCCGATCTGCCGTTTCTTTGGCTGGACACGGAGCAAAGCGACGGCGAAGTGTTTGCGCTGTCCGCCGAGGCTCTCACCGCCCGCTGA
- the rpmA gene encoding 50S ribosomal protein L27: protein MAQKKAGGSTKNGRDSHSKRLGIKRYGGEHVIPGNILARQRGTQWHPGTGVGIGTDHTIYAVEEGKVEFRTKANGRVYISVRAEKAEAAE from the coding sequence ATGGCACAAAAGAAAGCTGGCGGCTCGACCAAGAACGGCCGCGACTCGCACTCCAAGCGCCTTGGCATCAAGCGCTACGGCGGCGAACACGTCATCCCCGGCAACATCCTCGCCCGCCAGCGCGGGACGCAGTGGCACCCCGGCACGGGCGTCGGAATCGGCACGGACCACACGATCTACGCCGTCGAAGAGGGCAAGGTCGAATTCCGCACCAAGGCTAACGGCCGCGTTTACATCTCGGTGCGCGCCGAGAAGGCCGAGGCGGCTGAGTAA
- a CDS encoding TRAP transporter substrate-binding protein produces MRAFLLAAAMLACGVWQGASARAAEQPIVIKFSHVAAPQAHKSVAAEHFKKLAEAYTNGRVRIELYPNSQLYKDREELEALQLGAVHMLAPSVSKFGPMGVRAFEVFDLPYIFQDYEALAAVTEGEIGRELLDKLEDKGLIGLAYWNNGFKILSANAPLHTPDDVLGYKMRIQSSKVIEAQMWALGALPQSMAFSEAYHALSTGVVDGTENTPANMFNQKMFEVQRHATLTDHGYLGYAVISNVQFWKGLPADIREALERAISDTTPVANALARKENDEAMETMENSGRVTFYTPTAEERAAWISALTPVHEEMAHRVGRDLIERIYTATGRAAQH; encoded by the coding sequence ATGCGCGCTTTTCTACTGGCTGCGGCTATGCTCGCGTGCGGTGTGTGGCAGGGTGCATCTGCGCGCGCCGCGGAGCAGCCCATCGTCATCAAGTTCAGCCACGTCGCAGCCCCTCAGGCGCATAAGAGCGTCGCGGCCGAGCATTTCAAAAAGCTCGCCGAGGCGTACACGAATGGCCGCGTCCGGATCGAGCTTTATCCGAATTCCCAGCTCTACAAGGACCGCGAGGAACTGGAAGCGCTTCAACTCGGCGCCGTGCACATGCTGGCGCCCTCGGTCTCGAAGTTCGGACCGATGGGTGTGCGCGCATTCGAGGTGTTCGACCTGCCTTACATCTTCCAGGATTACGAAGCGCTCGCTGCCGTGACGGAAGGCGAGATTGGGCGCGAACTCTTGGACAAGCTCGAAGACAAGGGGCTCATTGGCCTCGCCTACTGGAACAACGGCTTCAAGATCCTCTCGGCCAACGCGCCGCTCCACACGCCCGACGACGTTCTCGGCTACAAGATGCGCATTCAGTCCTCGAAGGTGATCGAGGCGCAGATGTGGGCGCTGGGCGCGTTGCCCCAGTCCATGGCGTTCTCCGAAGCTTATCACGCGCTCTCGACGGGCGTCGTGGACGGGACCGAGAACACGCCCGCGAACATGTTCAATCAGAAGATGTTTGAGGTCCAGCGCCACGCGACGCTCACCGATCACGGCTATCTCGGATACGCCGTGATCTCGAACGTGCAGTTCTGGAAAGGCCTGCCGGCCGACATTCGCGAGGCCTTGGAGCGCGCGATTTCAGATACGACGCCGGTGGCCAACGCGCTCGCTCGGAAAGAGAACGACGAGGCGATGGAGACGATGGAAAATTCCGGCCGCGTGACGTTTTACACGCCGACCGCCGAAGAGCGCGCGGCGTGGATTTCAGCTCTCACGCCCGTCCATGAGGAGATGGCGCACCGTGTCGGCCGCGATCTGATCGAGCGGATCTACACCGCAACGGGGCGCGCCGCCCAGCATTGA
- a CDS encoding TRAP transporter small permease, producing the protein MEERRNRFLRVLDRFEETIVSVLLAGATFVIFVAVTQRYGLSGIASVYRWSRAEDIPWLTEATRSLFFAIAYVRMTWAQELCIFMVVWMAKFGAAYGVRTGIHVGVDILVNRLVGTPRRVLVIAGMAAGAFFTAIAGTLGAHLVWHIAGTGQISPDLEVPMWIVYLALPLGSFLMCYRFLEVAWQFWRTGELPHHDPGLVEGVEPVAGPGGAR; encoded by the coding sequence TTGGAGGAGCGGCGGAACAGATTTCTGCGCGTCCTCGACAGGTTCGAGGAGACCATCGTCTCGGTGCTCCTGGCTGGCGCGACGTTCGTCATCTTCGTCGCGGTGACGCAGCGCTATGGCCTGTCCGGCATTGCCTCCGTCTATCGGTGGTCGCGCGCCGAAGACATTCCTTGGCTCACCGAGGCCACCCGCAGCCTCTTCTTCGCCATCGCCTATGTGCGGATGACCTGGGCGCAGGAGCTGTGCATCTTCATGGTGGTGTGGATGGCGAAGTTCGGTGCCGCCTATGGCGTGCGCACCGGCATCCACGTGGGCGTCGACATCCTCGTCAATCGCCTTGTCGGAACGCCCCGGCGCGTCCTGGTCATTGCCGGGATGGCGGCCGGCGCGTTTTTCACGGCGATTGCCGGAACGCTGGGCGCTCACCTCGTGTGGCACATCGCAGGCACCGGCCAGATCTCGCCGGATCTCGAAGTGCCGATGTGGATCGTGTACCTCGCGCTCCCGCTCGGCTCTTTCCTCATGTGCTACCGCTTTCTCGAAGTGGCCTGGCAATTCTGGCGGACCGGGGAGCTGCCGCATCACGATCCGGGTCTGGTCGAAGGCGTTGAGCCTGTCGCCGGTCCAGGAGGCGCGCGATGA